A genomic region of Irregularibacter muris contains the following coding sequences:
- the fmt gene encoding methionyl-tRNA formyltransferase: MNIVFMGTPDFAVPSLSALIKSKHKILSVITQPDRPSGRGKKLKMPPVKEVALEHNIQVLQPKKIREESFISSLKALKPDIIVVIAYGQILPKEILTIPEKGCVNVHASLLPAYRGAAPIHWAIIKGEKKTGITTMYMDEGLDTGDMILKDEVEIKEDMTAGELHDVLANLGAKTLLNTLDNIENDKIISIPQDHTMHTYAPMLDKNVGKIDWSQSADHIFNLIRGTNPWPGAFTELLGKKMKVWKAGIFDDYKDVSGKPGEILQHIPHVGWIVKTGDGCIVISQIQMPNGKRMSVDAFVLGNQIQKGTILGQGRCE, encoded by the coding sequence TTGAATATTGTATTTATGGGTACGCCAGACTTTGCTGTACCATCTTTATCGGCACTAATAAAAAGTAAACATAAAATTTTATCGGTTATTACTCAACCAGATAGGCCTAGTGGTAGGGGGAAAAAACTTAAAATGCCCCCAGTAAAGGAAGTGGCATTGGAACATAATATACAGGTACTACAACCTAAAAAAATAAGGGAGGAGTCCTTTATTTCAAGTCTTAAAGCATTAAAACCTGATATTATAGTGGTTATTGCCTACGGACAGATTTTACCAAAGGAAATTCTAACTATTCCTGAAAAGGGATGTGTAAATGTGCATGCTTCTTTACTTCCTGCGTATAGGGGAGCCGCCCCCATTCATTGGGCAATTATAAAGGGAGAGAAAAAGACAGGAATTACCACTATGTATATGGATGAAGGACTAGACACTGGAGATATGATTCTAAAGGACGAAGTAGAAATTAAAGAGGATATGACCGCTGGGGAACTTCATGATGTATTGGCAAATTTAGGAGCAAAAACTCTACTGAATACCTTAGATAATATTGAAAATGATAAGATTATATCCATACCCCAAGATCATACAATGCATACCTATGCACCTATGTTAGATAAGAATGTTGGAAAAATTGATTGGTCACAGTCGGCTGATCATATTTTTAACTTAATAAGGGGTACCAATCCATGGCCTGGAGCATTTACAGAATTATTAGGGAAGAAAATGAAAGTTTGGAAAGCTGGTATTTTTGATGATTATAAGGATGTCTCTGGAAAACCAGGTGAAATTTTACAGCATATTCCTCATGTAGGTTGGATTGTAAAGACAGGTGATGGCTGTATAGTTATCTCCCAAATACAAATGCCTAATGGAAAAAGAATGAGTGTAGATGCCTTTGTGTTGGGTAATCAGATTCAAAAGGGTACTATTTTAGGTCAAGGTAGATGTGAATAG
- the def gene encoding peptide deformylase, translating into MAIRNIRLDADPILRKKSRPIDKVDDKIKILAEDMLETMYHAEGVGLAAPQVGILKRLVVIDVGEGPVVIVNPQIIHDEGQQQVVEGCLSIPGKSGVVDRPKKVIVKGIDIEGQEVQHEAEGFLAQAFCHEIDHLDGILFTDKVIRYIDK; encoded by the coding sequence ATGGCTATAAGAAATATTCGTTTAGATGCAGACCCAATATTGAGAAAAAAATCTCGACCAATAGATAAAGTAGACGATAAGATAAAAATATTGGCTGAAGATATGCTTGAGACCATGTATCATGCTGAAGGAGTTGGACTTGCAGCTCCCCAGGTGGGGATATTAAAAAGGTTAGTTGTAATTGATGTGGGTGAGGGGCCAGTTGTCATAGTAAATCCCCAAATTATTCATGATGAAGGACAACAGCAAGTAGTTGAGGGATGTTTAAGTATTCCCGGAAAATCTGGAGTAGTTGACAGACCTAAAAAAGTAATTGTAAAGGGCATAGATATAGAGGGGCAAGAAGTTCAACATGAAGCGGAAGGTTTCTTAGCCCAGGCTTTTTGTCATGAGATAGATCATTTAGATGGGATATTATTTACAGATAAAGTGATAAGATATATTGATAAGTAG